A portion of the Magnolia sinica isolate HGM2019 chromosome 17, MsV1, whole genome shotgun sequence genome contains these proteins:
- the LOC131231586 gene encoding zinc finger CCCH domain-containing protein 5 isoform X1, which yields MADPIPEEADAPLCPGDENPSKAETLDRKEKRKSLKKLKRKQKRKEIALKEREEEEARLNDPEDQLRMKLEEQEEAERMERERKEFEERERLWIEAAAARKAEEDARRQLLEESQRNKEQEDELVEDDDWEYIDEGPAEIIWQGNEIIVKKKRVKVPSRSASQQKCKEDSDRPTSNPLPPQSTAFAAYKSTSSVSAQEVFASVAQQTPNFGTEQDKAHCPFHIKTGACRFGSRCSRVHFHPDKSCTLLIKNMYSGPGIAWEQDEGLEYTDEEVERCYEEFYEDVHTEFLKFGEIINFKVCRNGSFHLRGNVYVHYKSLESSLLAYTSLNGRYFAGKQITCEFVGVTRWKVAICGEYMKSRLKTCTRGTACNFIHCFRNPGGDYEWADWDNPPPKYWVKKMAFLFGPSDETEYERHVELDNQEQPRNSRRKRTIRYRSKRSRSGEDSQNSGGEYSDENRGRLHSLSSRRPQSRSRRRETSFRNEHEQSREKHKFDYGKYRTDHHDSRRDYYDENRDRSDRQSRALLKGRRKDMCFPDEHDRSEEEYSSDDYRLEKKYRTCDRADPNENRYRGQSIGRLSSRKEEVNGPNESDKIEKYNSSDRESYRVKDKSSDYDSGRDCPDANKDQNGCHLSRRAQLTSWRRRADLPDEHGKCEQHYDSEELEPYDAGKDRSSGHSLGREYDDGNEGRDHSHSRKKARSSSWEKESSFNDEHRISEEKYDSGDHKRYSRRYRSQDCDSSGDYSDVSKSRHRDHSSRRVHTGRRKRERDSPSRNRQFQENHKRNHGKGSSHDREHEDRNHGKGSSHDCDHDNDRYEPREVEADDVSFSSKQVYSGRKKKESKSGQKVACEGLLCDASAQACCRTTSEESGGQIKNQKESYNRHSGNHCVGGSRRKRYKDEENCGKNVIDEMGDSDTDTPKSKSRASRKRSRSRSPVQHRGKSRRRGRSHDRSQ from the exons ATGGCTGATCCGATCCCCGAAGAAGCAGACGCCCCACTGTGCCCAGGCGACGAGAATCCTTCGAAAGCGGAAACCCTAGAccggaaagagaagagaaaatctTTGAAGAAGCTGAAGAGGAAGCAGAAGAGGAAGGAGATTGCGTTGAAGGAGCGGGAAGAGGAAGAGGCAAGGCTGAATGATCCAGAAGATCAGCTGAGGATGAAATTGGAGGAGCAGGAAGAGGCAGAGAGaatggagagggagaggaagGAATTTGAAGAACGCGAGAGGCTGTGGATTGAAGCTGCTGCTGCTAGGAAAGCCGAAGAGGATGCGAGAAGGCAGCTTCTAGAAGAATCACAGAGAAATAAG GAGCAAGAGGATGAGTTGGTGGAAGACGATGACTGGGAATATATTGATGAGGGGCCAGCTGAAATCATCTGGCAAGGAAATGAGATAATTGTCAAGAAGAAGAGGGTCAAGGTTCCAAGCAGAAGTGCCAGTCAACAAAAATGCAAAGAG GATTCTGACAGACCAACATCAAATCCACTTCCTCCACAATCGACTGCTTTTGCTGCCTACAAGAGTACTTCATCTGTTTCTGCACAGGAAGTGTTTGCGAGTGTTGCTCAGCAAACCCCAAATTTTGGAACTGAACAA GATAAAGCTCATTGTCCTTTTCACATTAAAACTGGGGCATGCCGTTTTGGGTCACGTTGCAGCAGAGTTCATTTTCACCCTGATAAATCCTGCACATTGCTTATTAAGAACATGTACAGTGGCCCAGGCATTGCTTGGGAGCAAGACGAGGGGCTTGAG TATACGGATGAAGAGGTTGAACGTTGCTACGAAGAGTTTTATGAGGATGTACACACGGAGTTCCTGAAGTTCGGGGAAATTATTAATTTCAAG GTGTGTAGAAATGGGTCGTTCCATTTGCGTGGAAATGTGTACGTGCATTATAAGTCCCTGGAGTCATCTTTGCTTGCTTATACTTCTTTAAATGGCCGCTATTTTGCTGGAAAACAG ATAACATGCGAGTTCGTTGGGGTTACCAGATGGAAAGTTGCTATATGTGGGGAGTACATGAAATCAAGACTTAAG ACTTGTACTCGTGGAACTGCATGCAACTTCATCCATTGCTTCCGCAACCCTGGGGGGGATTATGAATGGGCTGATTGGGATAATCCACCCCCTAAATACTGGGTGAAAAAGATGGCTTTTTTGTTTGGCCCTTCTGATGAAACAGAATACGAGAGGCATGTGGAGCTGGATAACCAGGAGCAGCCAAGGAATTCCAGGAGGAAGCGAACAATCAG GTACCGCTCTAAAAGATCTAGGTCTGGCGAGGATTCCCAGAATTCCGGTGGAGAATACTCTGATGAAAACCGTGGTCGGTTGCATAGTCTTTCGAGTAGGAGGCCACAGTCAAGGAGCAGGAGAAGGGAAACAAGCTTTCGCAACGAACATGAACAATCTCGAGAGAAACATAAATTTGACTATGGAAAGTATAGAACCGATCATCATGATTCCCGTAGAGATTACTATGATGAAAACAGAGACCGTTCGGATAGGCAGTCAAGGGCATTGTTGAAAGGACGGAGAAAAGATATGTGTTTCCCTGATGAGCATGATCGATCAGAAGAAGAATACAGTTCCGATGATTATCGACTTGAGAAGAAGTATAGGACCTGTGATCGTGCTGATCCAAATGAAAACCGATACAGGGGTCAATCGATTGGGCGCTTGAGTAGCCGGAAAGAGGAGGTGAATGGTcccaatgaaagtgacaaaatagaaaaatataatagCAGTGATCGTGAAAGTTACCGAGTGAAAGATAAATCCTCCGATTACGATTCTGGAAGAGACTGCCCTGATGCAAACAAGGATCAAAATGGCTGTCATTTGAGCAGAAGGGCGCAATTGACTAGCTGGAGAAGGCGGGCAGATCTTCCTGATGAGCATGGGAAATGTGAACAGCACTACGATTCAGAAGAGCTTGAACCATATGATGCTGGTAAAGACAGATCCTCTGGTCACAGCCTTGGGAGAGAATATGACGATGGAAATGAAGGCCGGGACCATAGCCACTCAAGGAAGAAAGCAAGGTCAAGTAGTTGGGAAAAGGAGTCAAGTTTCAATGACGAGCACAGAATTTCTGAAGAGAAGTATGATTCTGGTGATCACAAGCGATATAGCAGGAGATACAGGTCCCAGGATTGTGATTCTAGTGGAGACTATTCTGATGTAAGCAAATCCCGACATCGTGATCATTCCAGCAGGAGGGTACACACTGGTAGGcgtaaaagggagagagattctCCTTCTAGGAATAGACAATTCCAAGAGAATCACAAAAGGAACCATGGAAAGGGTAGTTCCCATGATCGCGAACATGAGGATCGGAACCATGGAAAGGGTAGTTCCCATGATTGTGATCATGACAATGATAGATATGAGCCAAGAGAAGTGGAGGCTGATGATGTAAGTTTTTCTTCTAAACAAGTGTACAGTGGCAGGAAGAAAAAAGAGTCAAAATCTGGCCAGAAGGTAGCCTGTGAAGGCTTGCTATGTGATGCAAGTGCCCAAGCTTGCTGCCGGACCACCTCCGAAGAATCTGGTGGTCAGATCAAGAATCAAAAGGAATCCTACAACAGGCATTCTGGAAACCACTGTGTTGGTGGCAGTAGAAGGAAAAGATACAAGGACGAGGAAAATTGTGGAAAGAACGTGATTGATGAAATGGGTGATTCGGACACTGATACTCCCAAGTCCAAGTCAAGGGCATCCAGGAAGCGATCGAGAAGCAGATCACCTGTTCAACATCGTGGCAAGTcaagaaggagagggagaagtCATGACAGAAGCCAGTAA
- the LOC131231586 gene encoding zinc finger CCCH domain-containing protein 5 isoform X2 codes for MADPIPEEADAPLCPGDENPSKAETLDRKEKRKSLKKLKRKQKRKEIALKEREEEEARLNDPEDQLRMKLEEQEEAERMERERKEFEERERLWIEAAAARKAEEDARRQLLEESQRNKEQEDELVEDDDWEYIDEGPAEIIWQGNEIIVKKKRVKVPSRSASQQKCKEDSDRPTSNPLPPQSTAFAAYKSTSSVSAQEVFASVAQQTPNFGTEQDKAHCPFHIKTGACRFGSRCSRVHFHPDKSCTLLIKNMYSGPGIAWEQDEGLEYTDEEVERCYEEFYEDVHTEFLKFGEIINFKITCEFVGVTRWKVAICGEYMKSRLKTCTRGTACNFIHCFRNPGGDYEWADWDNPPPKYWVKKMAFLFGPSDETEYERHVELDNQEQPRNSRRKRTIRYRSKRSRSGEDSQNSGGEYSDENRGRLHSLSSRRPQSRSRRRETSFRNEHEQSREKHKFDYGKYRTDHHDSRRDYYDENRDRSDRQSRALLKGRRKDMCFPDEHDRSEEEYSSDDYRLEKKYRTCDRADPNENRYRGQSIGRLSSRKEEVNGPNESDKIEKYNSSDRESYRVKDKSSDYDSGRDCPDANKDQNGCHLSRRAQLTSWRRRADLPDEHGKCEQHYDSEELEPYDAGKDRSSGHSLGREYDDGNEGRDHSHSRKKARSSSWEKESSFNDEHRISEEKYDSGDHKRYSRRYRSQDCDSSGDYSDVSKSRHRDHSSRRVHTGRRKRERDSPSRNRQFQENHKRNHGKGSSHDREHEDRNHGKGSSHDCDHDNDRYEPREVEADDVSFSSKQVYSGRKKKESKSGQKVACEGLLCDASAQACCRTTSEESGGQIKNQKESYNRHSGNHCVGGSRRKRYKDEENCGKNVIDEMGDSDTDTPKSKSRASRKRSRSRSPVQHRGKSRRRGRSHDRSQ; via the exons ATGGCTGATCCGATCCCCGAAGAAGCAGACGCCCCACTGTGCCCAGGCGACGAGAATCCTTCGAAAGCGGAAACCCTAGAccggaaagagaagagaaaatctTTGAAGAAGCTGAAGAGGAAGCAGAAGAGGAAGGAGATTGCGTTGAAGGAGCGGGAAGAGGAAGAGGCAAGGCTGAATGATCCAGAAGATCAGCTGAGGATGAAATTGGAGGAGCAGGAAGAGGCAGAGAGaatggagagggagaggaagGAATTTGAAGAACGCGAGAGGCTGTGGATTGAAGCTGCTGCTGCTAGGAAAGCCGAAGAGGATGCGAGAAGGCAGCTTCTAGAAGAATCACAGAGAAATAAG GAGCAAGAGGATGAGTTGGTGGAAGACGATGACTGGGAATATATTGATGAGGGGCCAGCTGAAATCATCTGGCAAGGAAATGAGATAATTGTCAAGAAGAAGAGGGTCAAGGTTCCAAGCAGAAGTGCCAGTCAACAAAAATGCAAAGAG GATTCTGACAGACCAACATCAAATCCACTTCCTCCACAATCGACTGCTTTTGCTGCCTACAAGAGTACTTCATCTGTTTCTGCACAGGAAGTGTTTGCGAGTGTTGCTCAGCAAACCCCAAATTTTGGAACTGAACAA GATAAAGCTCATTGTCCTTTTCACATTAAAACTGGGGCATGCCGTTTTGGGTCACGTTGCAGCAGAGTTCATTTTCACCCTGATAAATCCTGCACATTGCTTATTAAGAACATGTACAGTGGCCCAGGCATTGCTTGGGAGCAAGACGAGGGGCTTGAG TATACGGATGAAGAGGTTGAACGTTGCTACGAAGAGTTTTATGAGGATGTACACACGGAGTTCCTGAAGTTCGGGGAAATTATTAATTTCAAG ATAACATGCGAGTTCGTTGGGGTTACCAGATGGAAAGTTGCTATATGTGGGGAGTACATGAAATCAAGACTTAAG ACTTGTACTCGTGGAACTGCATGCAACTTCATCCATTGCTTCCGCAACCCTGGGGGGGATTATGAATGGGCTGATTGGGATAATCCACCCCCTAAATACTGGGTGAAAAAGATGGCTTTTTTGTTTGGCCCTTCTGATGAAACAGAATACGAGAGGCATGTGGAGCTGGATAACCAGGAGCAGCCAAGGAATTCCAGGAGGAAGCGAACAATCAG GTACCGCTCTAAAAGATCTAGGTCTGGCGAGGATTCCCAGAATTCCGGTGGAGAATACTCTGATGAAAACCGTGGTCGGTTGCATAGTCTTTCGAGTAGGAGGCCACAGTCAAGGAGCAGGAGAAGGGAAACAAGCTTTCGCAACGAACATGAACAATCTCGAGAGAAACATAAATTTGACTATGGAAAGTATAGAACCGATCATCATGATTCCCGTAGAGATTACTATGATGAAAACAGAGACCGTTCGGATAGGCAGTCAAGGGCATTGTTGAAAGGACGGAGAAAAGATATGTGTTTCCCTGATGAGCATGATCGATCAGAAGAAGAATACAGTTCCGATGATTATCGACTTGAGAAGAAGTATAGGACCTGTGATCGTGCTGATCCAAATGAAAACCGATACAGGGGTCAATCGATTGGGCGCTTGAGTAGCCGGAAAGAGGAGGTGAATGGTcccaatgaaagtgacaaaatagaaaaatataatagCAGTGATCGTGAAAGTTACCGAGTGAAAGATAAATCCTCCGATTACGATTCTGGAAGAGACTGCCCTGATGCAAACAAGGATCAAAATGGCTGTCATTTGAGCAGAAGGGCGCAATTGACTAGCTGGAGAAGGCGGGCAGATCTTCCTGATGAGCATGGGAAATGTGAACAGCACTACGATTCAGAAGAGCTTGAACCATATGATGCTGGTAAAGACAGATCCTCTGGTCACAGCCTTGGGAGAGAATATGACGATGGAAATGAAGGCCGGGACCATAGCCACTCAAGGAAGAAAGCAAGGTCAAGTAGTTGGGAAAAGGAGTCAAGTTTCAATGACGAGCACAGAATTTCTGAAGAGAAGTATGATTCTGGTGATCACAAGCGATATAGCAGGAGATACAGGTCCCAGGATTGTGATTCTAGTGGAGACTATTCTGATGTAAGCAAATCCCGACATCGTGATCATTCCAGCAGGAGGGTACACACTGGTAGGcgtaaaagggagagagattctCCTTCTAGGAATAGACAATTCCAAGAGAATCACAAAAGGAACCATGGAAAGGGTAGTTCCCATGATCGCGAACATGAGGATCGGAACCATGGAAAGGGTAGTTCCCATGATTGTGATCATGACAATGATAGATATGAGCCAAGAGAAGTGGAGGCTGATGATGTAAGTTTTTCTTCTAAACAAGTGTACAGTGGCAGGAAGAAAAAAGAGTCAAAATCTGGCCAGAAGGTAGCCTGTGAAGGCTTGCTATGTGATGCAAGTGCCCAAGCTTGCTGCCGGACCACCTCCGAAGAATCTGGTGGTCAGATCAAGAATCAAAAGGAATCCTACAACAGGCATTCTGGAAACCACTGTGTTGGTGGCAGTAGAAGGAAAAGATACAAGGACGAGGAAAATTGTGGAAAGAACGTGATTGATGAAATGGGTGATTCGGACACTGATACTCCCAAGTCCAAGTCAAGGGCATCCAGGAAGCGATCGAGAAGCAGATCACCTGTTCAACATCGTGGCAAGTcaagaaggagagggagaagtCATGACAGAAGCCAGTAA
- the LOC131231229 gene encoding uncharacterized protein LOC131231229 isoform X2 produces the protein MDGSEDEGFGYWIRWQVPVCALIFIVPTAASMVLISKRKRDRLNGLDLWIPCWRKLHPLWLLIYRATAFVSMSWLLYQMVSVDGAFVFYFYTQWTFTLVIVYFALGTVISAHGCWMYSNHLMENEESGGFLKTDSESKSTTATFRTNKIRGTIKVQSRHQQEEIERRAGFWGYLMQSIYQTCAGAAMLTDIVFWGLIVPFLSIEHFSLNMLMGCMHVLNALFLLLDTALNSMPFPWFRLAYFVLWSCLYVIFQWVLHACGFTWWPYPFLELSTPWAPLWYFCLALVHIPCYGFYAIIVKLKNSTFPRLFPHAYIKSY, from the exons ATGGACGGTTCTGAGGACGAAGGATTCGGGTATTGGATCCGATGGCAGGTTCCTGTCTGCGCTCTAATCTTTATCGTCCCGACGGCGGCATCGATGGTCCTGATTTCCAAACGGAAGAGAGATCGTTTGAACGGCCTAGATCTCTGGATTCCGTGCTGGAGAAAGCTCCATCCTTTATGGCTTCTGATCTACCGGGCCACGGCGTTCGTTTCCATGTCGTGGTTGCTGTATCAGATGGTCAGCGTCGATGGAGCTTTCGTCTTCTATTTCTACACGCA GTGGACTTTTACGTTAGTCATTGTCTATTTTGCG CTTGGCACTGTGATATCTGCTCATGGATGCTGGATGTATTCAAACCATCTCATGGAGAATGAGGAAAGTGGTGGATTCTTGAAAACAGATTCAGAAAGTAAATCGACAACCGCAACTTTCAGGACAAATAAAATCAGGGGTACCATCAAAGTGCAAAGCCGTCATCAGCAAGAGGAGATCGAGCGAAGAGCTGGGTTTTGGGGTTATCTGATGCAATCTATATATCAG ACTTGTGCAGGTGCTGCGATGCTAACGGACATCGTTTTCTGGGGTCTTATAGTTCCATTTCTCTCAATCGAACATTTCAGCTTGAATATG TTAATGGGGTGCATGCATGTTCTCAATGCTTTGTTTCTTCTCCTTGACACAGCTCTCAATAGCATG CCATTCCCATGGTTTCGGTTGGCGTACTTTGTTCTTTGGAGCTGTTTGTATGTCATTTTCCAATGGGTTCTTCATGCGTGCGGTTTCACATG GTGGCCTTACCCTTTTCTTGAGCTCTCAACTCCTTGGGCACCTCTATG GTATTTCTGCTTGGCTTTGGTACACATCCCTTGCTATGGTTTCTATGCAATTATTGTAAAGTTGAAGAACTCAACCTTCCCAAGATTGTTTCCCCATGCATACATAAAGTCATATTAG